The following coding sequences are from one Streptococcus sp. NPS 308 window:
- the ileS gene encoding isoleucine--tRNA ligase → MKLKDTLNLGKTDFPMRAGLPTKEPVWQKEWEEAKLYQRRQELNQGKPHFTLHDGPPYANGNIHVGHAMNKISKDIIVRSKSMSGFYAPYIPGWDTHGLPIEQVLAKQGVKRKEMDLVEYLKLCREYALSQVDKQREDFKCLGVSGDWENPYVTLTPDYEAAQIRVFGEMAKKGYIYRGAKPVYWSWSSESALAEAEIEYHDLVSTSLYYANKVKDGKGVLDTDTYIVVWTTTPFTITASRGLTVGADIDYVVVQPAGETRKFVVASELLASLSEKFDWTDVQVLATYRGQELNHIVTVHPWDTAVDELVILGDHVTTDSGTGIVHTAPGFGEDDYNVGVANGLEVAVTVNERGIMMANAGSDFEGQFYDKVVPTVIEKLGNLLLAQEEISHSYPFDWRTKKPIIWRAVPQWFASVSKFRQEILDEIEKVKFHSEWGKVRLYNMIRDRGDWVISRQRAWGVPLPIFYAEDGTPIMTAETIEHVAQLFEEHGSIIWWERDAKDLLPEGFSHPGSPNGEFKKETDIMDVWFDSGSSWNGVVVNRPELKYPADLYLEGSDQYRGWFNSSLITSVANHGVAPYKQILSQGFALDGKGEKMSKSLGNTIAPSDVEKQFGAEILRLWVTSVDSSNDVRISMDILSQVSETYRKIRNTLRFLIANTSDFNPAEDAVAYDELRSVDKYMTIRFNQLVKTIRDAYANFEFLTIYKALVNFINVDLSAFYLDFAKDVVYIEGAKSLERRQMQTVFYDILVKITKLLTPILPHTAEEIWSYLEFEAEDFVQLSELPEAQTFANQEEILDTWAAFMDFRGQAQKALEEARNAKVIGKSLEAHLTVYPNEVVKTLLGAVNSNVAQLLIVSELTIAEGTAPESAVSFEDVAFTVERATGEVCDRCRRIDPTTAERSYHAVICDHCASIVEENFADAVAEGFEAK, encoded by the coding sequence ATGAAACTCAAAGATACCCTTAATCTTGGAAAAACAGACTTTCCAATGCGTGCCGGTCTTCCAACCAAAGAGCCAGTTTGGCAAAAAGAATGGGAAGAAGCAAAACTTTACCAACGTCGTCAAGAATTGAACCAAGGAAAACCGCATTTCACCTTACATGATGGTCCTCCGTATGCAAACGGAAATATCCACGTTGGACACGCTATGAACAAGATCTCCAAAGATATCATTGTTCGTTCGAAGTCTATGTCAGGTTTTTATGCACCTTATATCCCAGGTTGGGACACTCATGGTTTGCCAATCGAGCAAGTTTTGGCGAAACAAGGTGTCAAACGCAAAGAAATGGACTTGGTTGAGTACTTGAAACTTTGCCGTGAGTATGCTCTTTCTCAAGTTGATAAACAACGGGAAGACTTTAAATGTTTGGGGGTTTCTGGGGACTGGGAAAATCCTTATGTGACTTTGACTCCAGACTATGAGGCAGCTCAAATCCGTGTCTTTGGTGAAATGGCCAAGAAAGGCTATATCTACCGTGGTGCCAAGCCAGTTTATTGGTCATGGTCATCTGAGTCAGCCCTTGCAGAAGCGGAAATTGAATACCATGACTTAGTTTCAACTTCTCTTTACTATGCCAACAAGGTAAAAGATGGTAAAGGTGTCCTCGATACAGATACGTATATCGTTGTTTGGACAACAACTCCATTCACCATCACTGCTTCTCGTGGATTGACAGTTGGAGCGGATATTGATTACGTAGTCGTTCAACCAGCTGGTGAAACTCGTAAGTTTGTGGTTGCTTCAGAATTGTTGGCTAGTTTGTCTGAAAAGTTTGATTGGACTGATGTCCAAGTCTTGGCGACTTATCGTGGGCAAGAATTGAATCACATTGTGACAGTCCACCCATGGGATACAGCAGTAGATGAACTGGTAATCCTTGGTGACCACGTTACGACTGACTCTGGTACAGGTATCGTCCATACAGCTCCAGGTTTTGGTGAGGATGACTACAATGTCGGTGTTGCCAATGGACTTGAAGTTGCTGTAACCGTCAATGAACGCGGGATCATGATGGCAAATGCTGGCTCTGACTTTGAAGGTCAATTCTACGACAAGGTGGTACCAACGGTTATCGAGAAACTTGGTAATCTTCTCCTTGCCCAAGAAGAAATCTCTCACTCCTACCCATTTGACTGGCGTACCAAGAAACCAATCATTTGGCGTGCAGTACCACAATGGTTTGCCTCTGTATCAAAATTCCGCCAAGAAATCTTGGACGAAATTGAAAAAGTCAAGTTCCACTCAGAATGGGGTAAAGTCCGTCTTTACAACATGATTCGTGACCGTGGTGACTGGGTCATCTCTCGTCAACGTGCTTGGGGAGTTCCTCTTCCAATCTTCTACGCAGAAGATGGCACACCAATCATGACAGCTGAAACCATCGAACATGTAGCGCAACTCTTTGAAGAACATGGTTCAATCATCTGGTGGGAACGTGATGCCAAAGACCTCTTGCCAGAAGGATTTAGCCACCCAGGTTCACCAAATGGCGAGTTCAAGAAAGAAACAGACATCATGGACGTATGGTTTGACTCAGGTTCATCATGGAATGGAGTAGTGGTCAACCGTCCAGAACTCAAATATCCAGCAGACCTCTACCTAGAAGGCTCTGACCAATACCGTGGTTGGTTTAACTCATCACTTATCACATCTGTTGCCAACCATGGCGTAGCGCCTTACAAACAAATCTTGTCACAAGGATTTGCCCTTGACGGTAAAGGTGAAAAGATGTCTAAATCCCTTGGAAATACCATTGCTCCAAGTGATGTTGAAAAACAATTTGGTGCGGAAATCTTGCGTCTCTGGGTGACAAGTGTTGACTCAAGCAACGACGTGCGTATCTCTATGGATATCTTGAGCCAAGTCTCTGAAACTTACCGTAAGATCCGTAACACACTTCGCTTCTTGATTGCCAATACTTCTGACTTTAATCCAGCTGAAGATGCAGTCGCTTACGATGAACTTCGTTCAGTTGATAAGTACATGACGATTCGCTTTAACCAGCTTGTCAAGACCATTCGTGATGCCTATGCGAACTTTGAATTCTTAACCATCTACAAGGCCTTGGTAAACTTTATCAACGTTGATTTATCAGCCTTCTACCTTGACTTCGCTAAAGACGTTGTTTACATCGAAGGTGCCAAATCACTGGAACGTCGTCAAATGCAAACAGTCTTCTATGACATTCTTGTGAAAATCACCAAACTCTTGACACCAATTCTGCCTCACACTGCAGAAGAAATCTGGTCCTATCTTGAGTTTGAAGCTGAAGACTTCGTTCAATTGTCAGAATTACCAGAAGCTCAAACCTTTGCTAACCAAGAAGAAATCTTGGATACCTGGGCAGCCTTCATGGACTTCCGTGGACAAGCTCAAAAAGCCTTGGAAGAAGCTCGTAATGCAAAAGTTATCGGGAAATCGCTCGAAGCCCATTTGACAGTTTATCCAAATGAAGTGGTGAAAACTCTTCTTGGAGCAGTAAACAGCAATGTAGCTCAACTTTTGATCGTGTCAGAATTGACCATCGCTGAAGGTACAGCTCCAGAGAGTGCAGTAAGCTTTGAAGATGTAGCCTTTACAGTTGAACGCGCTACAGGTGAAGTATGTGACCGTTGCCGTCGTATCGATCCAACTACTGCAGAACGTAGTTACCATGCAGTTATCTGTGACCACTGTGCAAGCATCGTAGAAGAAAACTTTGCGGATGCAGTTGCAGAAGGATTTGAAGCCAAATAA
- a CDS encoding cell division protein SepF codes for MSLKDKFDKFIDYFTEDGEETTNYQPQQEETVRPAVSTSKELPAPAQSGPAKDANITRLHARQQELAMQSHRSDEKVTIDVRYPRKYEDATEIVNLLAGNESILIDFQYMTEVQARRCLDYLDGARHVLAGNMKKVASTMYLLTPVNVIVNIEDIKLPDESQSAEFGFDIKRNRAK; via the coding sequence ATGTCTTTAAAAGATAAATTCGATAAATTTATAGATTATTTCACAGAAGATGGAGAGGAAACAACTAACTACCAGCCTCAACAAGAGGAAACAGTTCGTCCAGCCGTTTCAACTTCTAAGGAATTACCAGCACCTGCTCAGTCAGGACCAGCAAAAGATGCAAACATTACTCGCTTACATGCTCGTCAACAAGAATTGGCAATGCAAAGCCATCGTTCTGATGAGAAAGTAACAATCGACGTTCGCTATCCAAGAAAATATGAAGATGCAACTGAAATTGTTAATTTGTTAGCTGGAAATGAAAGTATCTTGATCGATTTCCAATATATGACAGAAGTACAAGCCCGTCGTTGCCTTGATTACTTGGATGGAGCTCGTCATGTCTTGGCTGGAAATATGAAAAAAGTTGCGAGCACGATGTATCTATTGACTCCTGTTAATGTCATTGTGAATATTGAAGATATCAAACTTCCAGATGAATCACAAAGCGCTGAGTTTGGTTTTGATATTAAACGAAATAGAGCAAAATAA
- a CDS encoding YggT family protein gives MIFLIRLIQNAVSIYSIILVAFALLSWFPNAYESQLGRLVIRLARPVIEPLRKLNLQFAGLDFTVWAALILIQFVGNLLTRLVLLL, from the coding sequence ATGATTTTCTTAATCCGTTTAATCCAAAATGCGGTTAGCATTTACTCCATCATTCTCGTTGCATTTGCTCTTCTTTCATGGTTTCCAAATGCTTATGAAAGTCAACTAGGTCGCTTAGTCATTAGACTTGCTCGTCCAGTTATCGAGCCTCTTCGTAAGCTCAATTTGCAATTTGCGGGGCTTGATTTTACTGTTTGGGCTGCGCTTATTCTAATCCAGTTTGTTGGAAATCTCTTAACACGACTAGTCCTATTACTATGA
- a CDS encoding DivIVA domain-containing protein, with amino-acid sequence MPITSLEIKDKTFGTRFRGFDPEEVDEFLDIVVRDYEDLVRSNHEKETRIKNLEERLSYFDEMKDSLSQSVLIAQDTAERVKQAAQERSNNIIQQAEQDAQRLLEEAKYKANEILRQATDNAKKVAVETEELKNKSRVFHQRLKSTIESQLAIVESSDWEDILRPTATYLQTSDEAFKEVVGEVLGESVSLQPEEEPIDMTRQFTPEEVAELQARIEAGNKELAEFEAQQNQHTEELVQHEESVEVEATAATEEDANKESVLIL; translated from the coding sequence ATGCCAATTACATCGTTAGAAATTAAAGATAAAACCTTTGGTACAAGATTTAGAGGTTTTGACCCAGAAGAAGTAGACGAGTTTCTTGATATCGTTGTTCGTGATTATGAAGACTTGGTTCGTAGCAATCACGAAAAAGAAACACGCATCAAGAATTTGGAAGAACGTTTGTCTTACTTTGATGAAATGAAGGATTCCTTGAGCCAATCGGTTTTGATTGCCCAGGATACTGCTGAGCGTGTCAAACAAGCTGCTCAAGAACGTTCAAACAATATTATTCAACAAGCTGAACAAGACGCTCAGCGTTTGCTCGAAGAAGCGAAATACAAGGCAAACGAAATTCTCCGTCAGGCGACAGATAATGCTAAGAAAGTTGCTGTTGAAACTGAAGAATTGAAGAACAAGAGCCGTGTATTCCATCAGCGTCTTAAATCAACGATTGAAAGTCAGTTAGCTATTGTTGAATCATCTGATTGGGAAGATATTCTTCGCCCAACAGCTACTTACCTTCAAACAAGTGATGAAGCCTTTAAAGAGGTGGTTGGTGAAGTTCTTGGTGAATCCGTATCTTTACAACCAGAGGAAGAACCAATTGATATGACTCGTCAATTCACTCCAGAAGAGGTAGCAGAGTTGCAAGCTCGTATCGAGGCTGGCAATAAAGAATTGGCTGAATTCGAAGCCCAACAAAATCAACATACAGAAGAACTTGTCCAGCATGAAGAGTCAGTTGAAGTAGAAGCTACTGCAGCAACTGAGGAAGATGCAAACAAAGAATCTGTTCTTATCCTATAA
- a CDS encoding YggS family pyridoxal phosphate-dependent enzyme → MNLKKNTELVFQQIADASQEANRALDAVSVIAVTKYVDIQTAEALLPLGVRHIGENRVDKFLEKYQALKDYPVTWHLIGTLQRRKVKEVIPYVDYFHALDSLKLAQEIQKRRDQVIKCFLQVNISGEESKHGFSKEELLELLPELAKLDQIEYVGLMTMAPFEADSEELKEIFKETQALQAEIREKQIPNMPMTELSMGMSRDFKEAIQFGSTFVRIGTAFFK, encoded by the coding sequence ATGAATTTGAAAAAAAATACTGAATTGGTTTTTCAGCAAATAGCTGATGCTAGTCAAGAAGCCAACCGTGCTTTAGATGCTGTTTCAGTTATTGCAGTGACAAAATATGTAGACATACAAACAGCGGAAGCCTTGCTTCCGCTTGGTGTCCGTCATATAGGTGAAAATCGAGTTGATAAATTCTTAGAAAAATATCAGGCCTTGAAAGATTATCCAGTCACTTGGCATTTAATAGGAACACTACAAAGACGGAAAGTAAAAGAAGTAATCCCATATGTGGATTACTTTCATGCTTTAGACTCCCTAAAATTGGCTCAGGAAATTCAAAAGAGAAGAGACCAGGTTATCAAGTGTTTCTTGCAGGTCAATATTTCTGGGGAAGAAAGCAAGCATGGGTTTTCAAAAGAAGAATTGCTAGAACTTTTGCCAGAATTGGCTAAGTTAGATCAGATTGAGTATGTTGGTTTAATGACCATGGCTCCTTTTGAGGCAGATAGTGAGGAATTGAAAGAAATTTTCAAAGAAACACAAGCTCTGCAGGCAGAAATTAGAGAAAAACAAATCCCTAATATGCCGATGACAGAACTCAGCATGGGAATGAGTCGTGATTTCAAAGAAGCCATTCAGTTCGGCTCAACCTTTGTTCGAATCGGTACAGCATTTTTTAAATAG
- a CDS encoding DivIVA domain-containing protein produces MSITPQEISDKAFSRTFRGYNQEEVDLFLDKIYFELEEMIRYKDETELYIKKLEERLSYYTNDIPKRTVTSEQEPEAINDSIFY; encoded by the coding sequence ATGTCGATTACACCACAAGAAATAAGTGATAAAGCTTTCTCAAGAACATTCAGAGGCTACAATCAGGAAGAAGTTGACCTCTTTCTTGATAAGATTTACTTTGAATTAGAGGAGATGATTCGATACAAAGATGAAACTGAACTCTATATCAAAAAACTAGAAGAGCGTCTTTCCTATTATACGAATGATATTCCTAAGAGAACAGTAACAAGCGAGCAAGAACCAGAAGCAATTAATGATTCTATTTTTTATTAA
- a CDS encoding YlmH family RNA-binding protein, with translation MTANRAIYQHFSHEDIPFIDKGLEWIKRVEDTYAPVLSPFINPHQEQILRVLAGTYGLGCQSSGDFFPTESVRVLLYPDYFEPEISDFEMTLLEICYPSKFEQLSHGKILGTIINQLGIDRKLFGDILVDEKRAQIFVNRDFIPLFQDGIRKIGRLPVSLEERPFTDRIKSKIDYREREILVSSFRLDALLSSALKLSRNQTSQLIEKKSVQVNYHVVEKSDYQVAVGDLISVRKFGRLKVVKDNGQTKKDKKKLTVRLLLSK, from the coding sequence ATGACAGCAAATCGAGCCATTTATCAGCATTTTTCCCATGAAGATATTCCTTTTATTGATAAAGGATTGGAGTGGATTAAGCGGGTGGAAGATACCTATGCACCAGTGCTTAGCCCTTTTATCAATCCCCATCAAGAACAGATCTTGAGGGTGCTGGCTGGGACATATGGACTGGGTTGTCAAAGTAGCGGTGATTTTTTTCCGACTGAGTCGGTTCGTGTTCTTCTTTATCCAGATTACTTTGAACCGGAGATATCAGATTTTGAAATGACCCTGTTAGAAATTTGCTATCCGAGTAAGTTTGAACAACTGAGTCATGGAAAAATATTGGGAACAATCATCAATCAGCTAGGAATTGACCGTAAATTATTTGGTGATATCTTGGTAGATGAAAAGAGAGCACAGATTTTTGTCAATCGTGATTTTATTCCTCTTTTTCAAGATGGGATAAGAAAAATTGGCAGACTTCCTGTATCGCTGGAGGAACGTCCTTTTACCGATAGGATTAAATCTAAAATTGACTATAGAGAACGAGAAATTTTAGTTTCGAGTTTTCGATTGGATGCCCTCTTATCAAGTGCCTTGAAATTATCTAGAAATCAAACTAGTCAACTGATTGAGAAAAAATCTGTCCAGGTAAATTATCATGTGGTTGAAAAATCTGATTACCAGGTCGCAGTTGGAGATTTGATCAGTGTGAGAAAGTTTGGTCGTTTGAAAGTTGTCAAAGACAATGGTCAGACCAAAAAGGATAAGAAAAAACTAACAGTCCGGCTACTTTTAAGCAAGTGA